The window TAGAAAATTTACAATTTTCAAGGTGCCAACTCCAACTTCACTGCAATTCTCACCTTCTCCACACACCACTGCAGACCCATAATTACAGTGACTTTCCAAAAGTCTGAATTTGCATGGAGCTTAGCCCCTCAATAGGGCACCAGTCATTAGGTATTAGGTTTCAGGCACAAGGCACTACATTGAGGGTGTTGGTGGGATATTGGTCTTTTTCAGGGGACAAATTGGGTAAGTGAGTGGTGCTGTGAAAAGAGGCAATGACACCAACCATGTCCTGACTAGTATTTATATCTGAATACCAATGCCAACTCATTAAAACTATGGGGCTTAAAATACATGGCTTACAAGTAGTAATATTGAGGGCAAGTAAGTTACCTTTCTGACAACCAGTCATTACTTTGTGCAGCTGCTATCTATCAAACTTAGCTGTCATTGACAGTTCAGGTCCACATTACCAATCAGATGCTAATGAGAGGGGTTCCCAACTATTGCCAAATTATCCAACGCTTATCGACGCTGTCTGGAATAGGCATCCATGATCTCTGGTCACAAAAGCATTAAGCTACACATTTTCTTACCAATACTTCCAAACATCCATCCACCACCATGGAAGAACATAATCCCTTTTCTCCCCCCAGCAGAGGGTGATTTTGGCTGGTACACTCTGACTTGGATGCCATCAAACTGCAAGTTTTTGATGAAGAGTTTTGGATCATCTCCCAACTTCTTGGACATTACTTTTTCTCTGATGTATCGAGTAAAACCAAGCTGGCTGCATAAGCCTAAATTCTGTAGAATTCGGCCCTGTCAGAGAGAATGGTAGAATTCAATTTTACATTGTAACAAAGAATGTgtcttggaaaataaaaaaacctcCAATGAAGATTTTTAGTCTATACCTGGCATAGCATGTATTATCCATATGATTATGGACAGATAAGTAGtattacattcatatttttattttgggtacATTGGCTCTTCTCTCTTCTTTAGTAAAGCTTCTCAGTGATTGTGGCATATGATCTCATGAGGACCCCCAACGACCCATGTTCAGCCATTGTCTAGGGAAGTATCCACTGAACTCCATGGGTCCCCTTGAGATTACCTGTGTCACTAAGATTTGCCAGCACCAATATCCTTCTAAAGCCTCCTTTCGAATCTCTAGCAGAACGTTTCATTTAAAGGGCTCTTCAACCACTTCCAATGTCCACATGCATATTTTACCCCCTTAAAGTTTTAAGAGCTATGAGTTTacctgatatatttatatatttttttgttatggacAAATGACTTCAATGGCACAGTGCACCCTCTCTTGGTGATTGTGAGTGGTAaggttgtttttttccctttctcaTTGCCATGATGACATACAATACACCTACAGTCATGATTTAGGCAATAAATCCAtggtatttataattatataaagggGTAAATTTCTATTCTTCCACCACCTGGAAAAGAACAGTTAAATGGATAGTTCCTCTAGGCAAGAGTGATGGTTCTGGCCTTTTTCAAGAATTTTGGGAAAGCTTATGATCCCAAATGTCCAAAGAAGTCACTTCATGCAAGAATATGTACATCTAAGTTTTGGGCTCCTtggctttaataatattataaatattattaaactgtatttatttagcaccaacatgttacgcacgctgtacaataaatagtggttgccaatgacagacagatacaaaccatgAAACAGGacaaggagaagaccctgcccaaaagagctcacaatctaagagctTTCCCAGGATCCCCAAAAAAGCACATTAACCACTAGCTTGCCTAGATGAGCCCTACAAAAGCCTCTGTGCGTAATTTGATTGACCCCAAGACATTTGTGGCTTGAAATGGACATAAAACAAGGAAAATTACAAGAAAAAGGAGCATTACTATGAAACTTGATTGACTGGTTGACTCTGTAGATTTTACACTTTTAACAGTAACCAATACTGGATCTACCAGTCCTATGCATTTAATTAAAGCTGTGGTCTGTGTGAATACACGTTGCAGGATTAATTGCTCGTCACAAACTGGTATCATCCCACCATCACTTGTTTTTCTAGTTTGATTTGTTGTGGAATTTATATTTAGCTGTGGCACTGAAGATTATTCGAGACAATTGCACAATGTTATATACTTATTTAAAACAGTTGTTTTCTGGGCATACAAGATACAGTATAcccagaaaacattttcttagtaCCTTGAGTGTATCTCATTCACCCAGTGCTTTTACCCTACCTCCCTTTTGTCATATCAGAGAGTACCTTTGATTTAAGGAACCCTGTAACAATTTTGttacaatgtataaaaatgtagtgAGTCTATATATTGTTGCATTATTAATTTAGCTTTTTTGCCATGTTTAAATACCTTAGCCATGCCTTGAAAGGGAAACCTAATATTAGCGTTGTTTTAAACTGAACAATCAAATTTACTTTTTggaatgattttattttctatacttttGGCTACATTAACAATAATTGTTTTCAAGTTATTAGTAATTAAAGTTTGCTCttactctttattttttgttcttcgTAATTGCAAGTTCCATGGCTCCTGCCAACTGGCTGGCTCCTTGCCGACTCATTCTCTTACACAGAAgtattggttcttaaagaatcaaTGATCTGGCAGGTCATTATGGCAGAAAGAGACGGTgatgttccatctgcaataatcccacctacctgcctgatcgctctggttGTCTATTGCCAGGATACCTGGAAATCCTGGTTTGccctgcatgtgccaggaatgcATGAACCCTTCaccatcctggcccagccaatcaagatggctaaagatcatcTTCAggataagaagaaagaagatggcaaccCCCTGCCCTGGCTTAGTAATCAGTAGGATAATATCACTGACCccctcagaaaaaaaatacaaaagttttttttattattttctgtgtccaaaaagatcagatctacTGTGCCTGTGACATGCAAAGCTCAAATGATTGGGCAGTTTGAGATATTTCACCAATGAGCACATAGACttggggtgcccaacaggtggattgcgctctaccagtagatcgcaaaggcaacgcgagtagatcttggagccctgcctttcaaaataaactccaccatgcacagaagttattaagttttaattgttggtagatcatttcgACTTTcgaaagtgtgggcacccctgacatAGACCATAACAAGAACTCTTCACCACTGGTTAGATTTATTTGTCTATATCTCCAGCTGTCTTGATGTTTTATTTCCACCATGagtatgttctgtttttttatttgcacagttgCACAGTATTTGAAGTTCTGTCAAATATATTTAGACACAGCCTGAATTTGTAAACAGTTACCAATGTCCAGTCAACCTTTAACAAACCTAAGGTAATACAAAACACAGAACAAGTGCAAAGTACATAATATAGGACTGAACTTCTATAAACTTAAACCTCTATCAATGTGCAAACAGGTATCTGACGCCACTACTACTGCACTCCCCAATATTTACAAATCATTCAAGTACCGCCATTTAGGAGCATTTACAATTATCccatgtgtacattattgcttAGAGATATCATATCTCACACCAAATACATTGCCTATACACACTTCACAGTCATGGCCAGCCCCTATTTGACTCCAATAACCTTTTAGAAATTACAAATCTATAGCTGGCAAAGTCATGTAAATTGTCTAAGTTCCACTTTCAGTATATTTTTCCTCGAAACAATTGATTTTAGTGCCAGCATCTTGGCACTGGTTCATTTTTTGGCAAAGGGAATGGTAGCTTTCAGTGCCAGTCCAGCACATGGCTATACTACAGTTTCAATTTTGTGAATTAGGAATGGGTAAGATTAGGTAAAAACGAAGAGATCAAACACGTTCACTTTAATATATACCTTTATAGCCACAAAGTGATAAAGACTACTTACTATGTGTGCACAATGTGCTTTTCAAAACCCAGTAAAAGTCTCAGTGTCACCATCACTATGCTGTACAAAGCCTGTGCCAAAAATTTATTCTGGCAGGGAACCAGCAGACACACAAACTACAGACTACTTGCGGAAAACTAAAGGAGGGGGCAGGTACAAGACCAGTCGCCCTGCATGTGTAGAGAGAGCAGCAGGGACTGGTGTCCTGCACAAGTATCCAAGTTTCACATCCAAGTTTCACAAACTGGGCAATTACCCTGGACAGTCTGTTGTGGCTCGAATGGCAAAGGTGCAGGAAATTGgatggaatgctgtgcattcAGGAGCCCTACTTTAATTTTTCCCAGAACCACATTTTGACCTGTGCATTTCCACAATTCATAGTACTAAACTATGCATGTACTACTGCAACTGTGGTGccattattttgaatggcaccccaatgcaaaGAAGCCACGCACCTATGCTGCAGCATGCCGCAAGGCACAACAATATACTTCTACACTAAAAATGGTCCAGTGCAGAtttgattttgcattttaaatgagcTACATGCTTTAACATGTGTGCATCACAAAAATGAGAACGTCACCTGACTGTAACACTTAAAAGTAAGCCTAATGCTGATCATGCACACATGCAACTTTGTCTACAACTGGCCATGTGTATGACCAGCATAAGGGTCAAGTTTGGATCAGGAGATTAGGgtacatttttcaattatttgtttgcagaaagaaaaggattgactctaaaaaaaaactcctagaTGctggctgggacttgtagttacACAACAGCTGGTGCAATGTAAGACTGAAATAAATAATGTACTTACCACTACAGCAATGCCAACATAGAAGCAATGTATGGTGCGCAGTTTACCAGGGTCTGCCACACCTGGAGGAATGTCTGAGTTTGAAAATTCAAAATAGATGATGCCCACCACCAGTAGGATACATAATGCAATGACAACTATGAAGCAGATTGCCAAAATAGCAAGTCCCAAGCCCATGATTCCAGCTCTCTGGCTCCCAGCACTACCAGAGCTGACTTTGAATTGACTCCTCACCACTTCCTGGTAAACATTCTAGAGATAAATGTGAGATTACAACAGTTTGAAGGAGTGGCTAAAAGTTCTCCTGTTGCTGAATTTCAGTCATTCTTTTCACTGTAGACTGGTATGAGAACTTTACACTGTTAgaatttttattatcatgtataTATATGGCACCAgcatataacacagtgctgtacagagtccatagtcatgtctagTCTAAAACCAATCTTGGAGGAATGCCAATTCAGGGAGAAAATACACACTCTatgcaaaaacaaattgcaaGTTCAACTAATTTTGCATTAACGTGCACCTGTTATAAGACAAAATATATTGGTTGACCCGGATGACCTCTCTTTTTGGGAATTTTAGTTCCCTGGTATTTTATGGATTCTTTTACCTAACTAGGAAATAGTGGAGTGATGTAGATTAATAGAAACTCTTACTGAGCAAATTAGTCTGGGATACAATAAGATCTACTTGTTTAAAGTCTAAAGATTCTCTTTATTTAGAGAGCATTTTTGAAAGGGGGTGTAGTTAgggtaaataataatattcataaaaatttAAGGCTAAAGGGACATTTGACTAGGTCCTGAGTAGTTAAAAGGTACTTCTACCTACATACTTAACATTCCTGTTGGCCCATGTGTTGAAAGTTCATCATATTGCTGATATCTGACACTTCTGCATGTGCTGTTCTTGCATCTAGACATAGGTGACCTCTTTACACTCCAGCTGATGCATCAGGATAAAATGACCCAGAAAGCCAAGCACTTTTTGTAATCCAGAATACATTGTATTAATGCAGAAAGCCAGAGATCTTCTCTTCAGTCTGCATTCTCAGAGGATGAAAGATGACACTTTGGGTCAAGAATCAGGGGgatgagttgggctttaaaagtgaaaaaaaagttgttaaaaatatCAATCTTTGcacagttaaaatatttaaaaattgatatTCAGCGTTTCGCACAAAGCCCAACATATGCATACAAGCATATGAGAACAAGAAAATCTAAGCAATATATCTGGTCATAGTCCAGGCCAAGGACCAATCTATTCTATGTCCTATCTTGGCTAGGCTATCAGTGTCATGATAACTTGGAACACAATGCTCTCTAAACTGTCAGGGTGACCTTTCCTTATAATATCTTACATATTGTTACACCTGAATAATACATACACCCTATATGTACATCACTGGAAacatttatatagttacatagtaggttaggttaaaaaaagacagaaaaaaagtaaaaaaaaaagacaaaaagtccatcaagttcaacccctagggaaataaacatatcccagatataaaaccctataagacatagttagtccaggggaaggcaaaaaaaaccctggtacaatttgctccaacaggggaaaaaaaaaaccttgattccatgattgattccatgaggcaatcggatgttccctggatcaaaagtcattgttatctttactttaaagcaagttatattttgtgcttctagaaatcatccagctttttcttaaagcaatctatagtagttgctgaatctgcttcctgagggagccgattccacattttcacagaccttacagtgaagaatcccttccttatccggagcttaaacttcttttcctccagacacaaagaatgccctcttgtcctttgtaatgatctcaaagtaaataatggggaagagagttctttatatggaccatttatatattttacagggtgatcatatccccccttatacgtctcttctcaagggagaatagattcagttcagctaatctctcctcatagctgagctcctccattacttttattaatttagtttgttttttgttaagtgcaacacagtttttttttaaatcgagaactaatgggagcgcaaagcctacatcatgcatctcgggaggctcttgggtgttccttctgtgcatgcgtctcgggcatgtgcagatggAGCATTTTCGTTAGaagggaaaactttttttcttttttcaatgtcacccaatctcgagccctgggttgggtgacgtaggtggAAGAACCGGAAAGAAGAGCCGAAGATGGCAGTGCTAGAagcgccggcccgaagacggataccgggaagACGCgtgacccgatggaagagaccttcgGATGGATCGGACTACCCTGcaggattttttgtgttttgggggattttgagtttagtttctctttaagtttgTTAAGGCCAGCAGTGAACCTTTCATCTTTGCTTCTTTTTAGTCTGCTTAGAATACCATTTAAGTgtaactatactaaaaaaaaaaagtcacccttatctttacttctgcagagccccccaATCCTTCCACATCTTGCCTTGATTCTGTCCCTTGCCGTCTTGTAATCCTTGTTCCTCCCGGCGCCATATTTTTACTTCTTCAGGCTACATCACCCTGTCTCGCACTATGCAGGCTTAAGGTCGGGTAAAGTAACCAGTGGTAACTGATCAGAGCTTTTTTTTCAGTGACCGGAGAAGCCATTTCTGCACATACCCAAAGATCGTAAGGAGCCGCCCAAAGCTTTCTGGGATAACTGATGTATGTATactaggaggctctgcgctcccagtCTTTACCgttgcggcagtaaagacagaagaggaggggcttccctccttttaaaaaaaaaaaagaaggtaatttttacttaaaaagggttatctacccttttcgataaagtaaaattttgggtGATAAGCCCGCTTTAACTGCAACTTTTCATATTTGTTCAATGAGTGCAAAAAATACCTGCAAATCCTGACAGAAATCTTGTGTACTGATAACCACGTGATTTCTGCCTGTGAGAAAAACATATTGAACCATCAAATCTAGGGACTTCagtatattatattgtgtttgagTATGCCTTAATGTTTTATTCATCAGTAGAGGACACCCCTGGTTCACATAAACTCCAACAATAAAAGATGTTATTGATAATAATCaatggatctatttataaaatacaggaaaattcAGGCCCAAAATATTGGGAGAAGAAATGTCCCCAGACCCCGGTGGTGATGGATGCTGCTGAGCATATTAGATAAcgtttttttatgtgtatacgTGTAACGTGTTTTTAATGTGTAATAAGGGAAAGTTGTGAACGGATGATGGATCAGTTTCGTGCATAGCTTTACCATTACCATACATTAGCATTAAAGccgcagaataaaaaaaacaatactttagtTGTATATTCCTCTAAAGCTGTAATTCAGTCTAtacaaatatacaggtagtcctcgagttaaggacatctgcagaagactcctagatacaaacaggcttccctgctgtTTGTGtgaggacagaggcttgatggggggaggggggtggtttgcatgacttgcagaagaaatcttttgctgttctgcaacatcttgtaactctttaatgaccaaggcaaacactgcagttgttttgttttgttttttgttttttttttgcatatcaaagcacaacttgctccagaagtttatgaatgtctagtctccattgctttgtttttgattaggtacagtgaggattttataaagtaaccgACACCACAGTGCCTAAtactatgttgagacaaacatctgtcctaattacatttattaaaataatgtacctgttccgacttacatacaaattcaacttaagaacaaacctacagtccctatcttgtatgtaacctggagaAAACCTGTATAacaatcacacatttttttttttattccaggtcTCTACACTCATTTAACATGAAATAACTCATGCagaagcttcctgtaataaagactgatcactgctgctctctttccTTATACAGGTTAACTGGTcatgtatcccccccccccccccatatagtTATCAGCCTGTGGTGGGAGGACACAGATATGCCTAGAGGATGTATGGCATTTTAAAGCTCAATGCGTAGTTAGATAATAAACATTCTTTTGTTGGGTCATCTTACCATTTTGTTATATAGATGTTTACATTGATATTTAGAACACATTAGGCATCTCTTATAAAGCTAATAATGCCCTCCACAGCCCGTTTCCCCGATTCACAATCACTATGTTCAAAGAAGTTGGCGATTCCATGGAAGCCATCTTTAACATGGTGCCAAGTGACAGACACCCCGTTGTCTTCCAGGCGTTTCTTGTAGAGTATACCATCACTGCAGAGAACATCAAACTCACAAGTTAAAATATAAGATTTTGGTAGCAGGCGAAACACAGAGTCCTCAGCTACCAATGGAGAACACGAAGGTTCAAACACATGTTTGAGTTTTTCATACAAGTTTTTATCAAAAGCAAACATCACATGTGGCTTGTATCCTCTGAGCTTGAACTCATCTGGAATATTATCAGCACTAAGCCACTTAGAGAATTTCTTCCTCAGATCAGGAGGAACATGGCTACCATTCTGAACCTCCCTTGAGATAGACAGATCCCCTTCGGCTACGTAATGCAGCATGTAGAAGAGGGTACGTTCTCGGAATAAAAGAGGCACATATTGATTTTGCTGGTATGAAGGTAAGTTGAAGTTAATGATTTGGACTGCAGGGTACATCAGCACCTGGGCCAAAGGTTTTGGAACATCCTTCCTGGTCACAAGAGCTTGTGATACACAAGCTGTTAGATTGCCACCAGCGCTGTCTCCACAGATTATAACAGAAGAGGGGTCAACACCATAGTCCTGTGCATTCTTCAGGAGATGGACGGTAGCATTCAGGCAATCTTCAAATGCTGCGGGGTATTGGTGTTTTGGTGCAAGCCGATACCTAAAAGAAATGTTGGGAATCATAACTAAAGAAAATTATCAATATTTAGTTGCATTTGTAATTCCTGAAGGTATTTCCCTTgcctgcaacagactgatgacaGCTTCAGCCAAGACAGAGTCACCAACTGGAGCTCAATGATGGCATTATATATCAAAAGGTAGAGTTTTGCTAAAAAATTATACTGTTGCTCTAGGGATCATTAAGGAAACAAATTAAAAGGCCACCTTAGATATCCCTTTTAATGGCTGCAGACCCCAAGGTATCTCCAGGTCAGCTAGAAGATGAAATCCCTACTGTTTTAAGCTCATTTGACCATCTCCTAGTTATAAATATCACAGCTCCACAGAGCATCAGTAAAAGATTTCCAAACAGCTTAATCTGGCACAATTTGATTCTAGGGAGGAGAATATCATGCTTCAGGATCTTTACTTCTGCTGCTCACAAGATTTTaaataatacttattttaaaGTGTTATATTTGCATATATCTATAGCATTGCACAAATTCATATGTTTGATTAGAAATagaagattaataaaaaaaaaaaaaaactgcttaccCAACTGAGACCACCACAACTCCAGCTTCTTTTGATATGTGTCGGCAAAGTCTGTCATAAAGatctataatataaataaataaatacagacactGAGACAAGTAAGTGTTGTTTACTCTATTATCACCCTTCCAATCaggtacaaaaaatgtaatgttaactaagaggaatttaaaataaaaagcctaTCAAAAATTTGTATAAGGATCTTTGCCCCTCTcgtaaaaatgaaaatctatatCATCGAAAATATTGTCTCCCCTGCTACTAGTGTCACCAAATGCTGCGGCGATTAGGAGAAAATTAACTAAAGTCTCTTTTCTTGTAAAGAAACAACATGAGTAGGAATATCAAAACTGTGAAGAGAGGTTGTGAATCTACAAGTACTCTGATGGGGAAAGAGATAATGAAATCTTTTGGGTGAGTCAGAtggccttattttttaaagctctccaaggctggtgataatacacctttatcagtgaagctgggtgatccagcaaacctgaaatagatttattcaaagtcatttgctctttactagcaaatgttttgaatcttgaacAAGATTTATTCCagattggctggatcacccagcttcactgatgaagtgtatactatccagccatgaagagctttattaaatcaggcccacagaaccaaaaataaaaggtaatcaAGTAGAAAACATTATTaaggagagaacagcaggggaTTTGATGTGGCTCAAATGTTTGTATGTGATTGTACATGGTATATACAGTAGTAAAACAAAGATGAATGACTTATATCTAGAGAGACCATGTGCATAACCCTTAATAACTTAGTGGGTGACAAGTTctatactatacaaagtacaaatgaCTTGATCTTAGATCTTGGTATAATATACTGGCTGAACTGAATGCGAGTATCGACACGTTTCGCtggtttaggcttcctcaggggattagtgGGAAACCAGtgataatatatatgtttttgttttgaatgtggATGCCTCACTGACATAACTGTAATtaatgtttctgtatgtttttatgttttttgcttttgttagtaATATCACTGGTTTCTGTCTTGTGGAGAAGAAGTGACAAAAGTAGGATTATCAAAACTACCATATGAGATTGGGTGTTAACAGGTATCCTGGTAGGGGAAATTTTTTGAGATAAACTCCCAAAACTTCCCAAGAAAAAGAGGATTCCTTTAGGTGAATCAGATAactgtttgctaaaaaaaatgttctctttttttacaatatcttCTGCTTACCAATATCTCCTAACACAAACCCTCCTCCATGAAAGAACATAACAGCTTTTCTACCCCTGGCATAGGATTCTCGGAGCTGGTAAACTCTCACAGGCACACCTTCAAATTTAACATTCTTTGTAAAGAGCTCTGGATCATCTTCTGATTTTATTGGAAACAATTTTGTTGAAAAGTTTGAAAGAGCAACCTCGGAAGATATTCCAAGCTTTTCAAGGGTGCTTCCCTAATCAGAggagaaaaaacaatgaaatgattTCAAACAAGCCAGAGGATGTGCATTACTG of the Pyxicephalus adspersus chromosome 11, UCB_Pads_2.0, whole genome shotgun sequence genome contains:
- the LOC140340256 gene encoding arylacetamide deacetylase-like 4, producing MLLLLIGVFLFLCIVYIVIAVYVESSKAEYPPGLACHAELRKLHKILTDFSVLGSTLEKLGISSEVALSNFSTKLFPIKSEDDPELFTKNVKFEGVPVRVYQLRESYARGRKAVMFFHGGGFVLGDIDLYDRLCRHISKEAGVVVVSVGYRLAPKHQYPAAFEDCLNATVHLLKNAQDYGVDPSSVIICGDSAGGNLTACVSQALVTRKDVPKPLAQVLMYPAVQIINFNLPSYQQNQYVPLLFRERTLFYMLHYVAEGDLSISREVQNGSHVPPDLRKKFSKWLSADNIPDEFKLRGYKPHVMFAFDKNLYEKLKHVFEPSCSPLVAEDSVFRLLPKSYILTCEFDVLCSDGILYKKRLEDNGVSVTWHHVKDGFHGIANFFEHSDCESGKRAVEGIISFIRDA